From one Esox lucius isolate fEsoLuc1 chromosome 11, fEsoLuc1.pri, whole genome shotgun sequence genomic stretch:
- the LOC114835255 gene encoding membrane-spanning 4-domains subfamily A member 4A-like produces the protein MSNTVTTAANRVVVITTVQPAGNGMGVTSAPHFMGQTVSKKLGRFQLGHPKALGTVQIMIALVMLLIGIVMAWSPRPDNIGVLSGIFVWGSIIFVIAGSLTVAADNHLNKCRVQGSLGMNVVAAVTSFFGLFLYSMDTGGIMLYYYCNHPSSHGHYYDTDIVSGSCPAYLTRSQGISGVLVILSLLEFIVSICVSSFGCKAVCQCCKCCHTPETVNYPQEPEWGSMGTGFQQYNPPPQYTAVFP, from the exons ATGTCTAACACTGTAACGACCGCAGCTAACAGGGTGGTGGTCATCACCACTGTACAACCCGCGGGGAACGGGATGGGGGTCACTTCTGCCCCTCATTTCATGGGACAGACGGTGTCCAAAAAGCTCGGACGTTTCCAGTTAGGGCATCCAAAAGCACTTGGG aCAGTGCAAATCATGATTGCTTTGGTAATGCTGTTGATAGGAATCGTAATGGCCTGGTCACCACGTCCAGACAATATTGGAGTCCTTAGTGGAATCTTTGTATGGGGGTCTATAATT TTTGTCATTGCTGGCTCTCTTACTGTTGCTGCTGACAACCACCTGAATAAATGTCGA GTGCAAGGCTCTCTgggaatgaatgttgttgccgcAGTTACGTCTTTCTTCGGCCTCTTTCTGTATTCTATGGACACTGGGGGTATCATGCTGTACTACTACTGTAATCATCCATCGAGTCACGGCCATTATTATGATACAGACATTGTGTCCGGAAGCTGTCCAGCTTATTTG ACCAGATCTCAAGGAATTTCGGGTGTTTTGGTAATTTTGTCGCTGCTGGAGTTTATAGTGTCCATCTGTGTTTCGTCCTTCGGCTGCAAAGCCGTCTGTCAGTGCTGCAAGTGCTGCCACACACCTGAG ACTGTGAACTACCCACAGGAACCTGAGTGGGGTAGTATGGGTACAGGGTTTCAACAGTACAACCCGCCTCCACAATACACAGCCGTCTTCCCCTGA